A stretch of Pseudomonadota bacterium DNA encodes these proteins:
- a CDS encoding class I SAM-dependent methyltransferase — MDPIAKMKEAARVAWASFTPFEMLTGSVAPDLVRFAGVKSGQRVLDVGCGTGVVGLTAARAGATVTGADLTPALLEVGRANATLAGLDVEFVEADVEALPFDDARFDVVLSQFGHMFGPRPEVTIAEMLRVLKPGGTIAFSTWPPELYTGRMFALTGRYAPPLPDGARSPIEWGDPHIVRERLADAVSELRFDRGCMRFPALSPAHARIFMERNAAPVLKIVESLGAEPDRLAAFRAEFDALAGQYFHDNFVRQDFLMSRALKR; from the coding sequence ATGGATCCCATAGCCAAGATGAAAGAGGCCGCGCGCGTTGCGTGGGCAAGCTTTACGCCTTTCGAAATGCTGACCGGGTCGGTGGCGCCGGATCTCGTGCGCTTCGCCGGCGTGAAGAGTGGGCAACGCGTGCTCGACGTCGGTTGCGGCACCGGCGTGGTGGGGCTGACCGCGGCGCGCGCCGGCGCCACGGTCACGGGCGCCGACCTGACGCCGGCGCTGCTCGAAGTCGGGCGCGCCAACGCCACGCTGGCCGGCCTCGACGTCGAATTCGTCGAGGCCGATGTCGAAGCCTTGCCGTTCGACGACGCCCGCTTCGACGTGGTGCTGAGCCAGTTCGGTCACATGTTCGGTCCGCGCCCCGAGGTCACCATCGCCGAGATGCTGCGCGTGCTGAAGCCGGGCGGCACCATTGCGTTCTCGACCTGGCCGCCGGAGCTCTATACCGGCCGCATGTTCGCGCTCACCGGCCGCTACGCGCCGCCCTTACCGGACGGCGCGCGTTCACCGATTGAATGGGGCGACCCGCACATCGTGCGCGAGCGTCTGGCCGATGCGGTGAGCGAGCTGCGTTTCGATCGCGGCTGCATGCGCTTCCCGGCCCTGAGCCCGGCCCACGCGCGCATCTTCATGGAGCGCAACGCGGCGCCGGTGTTGAAAATCGTCGAGTCGCTGGGCGCCGAACCGGACCGGCTTGCGGCCTTTCGCGCCGAGTTCGACGCACTGGCGGGACAATATTTCCACGACAACTTCGTGCGCCAGGATTTCCTCATGTCACGCGCGCTGAAGCGTTGA
- a CDS encoding VOC family protein, which translates to MASTSTRDGAKPPLDRLAHGLRGHINRFSHTVINVSDLARAVEFYEATFPVRRVKRINGPAQRYTGLGIEHGRSKAG; encoded by the coding sequence ATGGCATCCACATCCACTCGCGACGGCGCCAAGCCGCCGCTCGATCGCCTGGCCCACGGCCTGCGCGGTCACATCAACCGCTTTTCACACACCGTCATCAACGTCTCGGATCTCGCTCGCGCGGTGGAATTCTACGAAGCGACGTTCCCGGTCCGACGCGTCAAGCGCATCAACGGGCCCGCGCAGCGCTATACCGGTCTCGGCATCGAACACGGCCGTTCGAAGGCTGGGTGA
- a CDS encoding LLM class flavin-dependent oxidoreductase, with product MEVGVFMMPSHPPERSLRDGFEWDLEHITLCDRLGFSEAWIGEHFTAPWEPNPAPDILIAQALLRTKRIKLAAGAHLLPYHHPAELAGRVAFMDHIAQGRLMFGVGAGGLPSDWAQFAIDGMAGENRVMTREALDIILKLWTCDEPFEYRGKYWNVNGIAPMFDGRLQRHLKPLQKPYPPIGIAGLSPRSDTLELAGELGFMPLSLNLSQEYLRDHWDSVVRGAERVGRVANRQDWRVVREVYIADTDAEARKLALNGMMGRAYREYLLPLFGQFRLLSVFKHDQSVPDSDVTPEYLVDHNWLVGSPSTVAGKLGDMVAESGGFGTLLVINFDFKDEYSAWSASQAALIEDVLPQFKRSAAA from the coding sequence ATGGAAGTCGGAGTTTTCATGATGCCGTCCCACCCGCCGGAGCGCTCATTGCGCGACGGTTTCGAATGGGATCTGGAACACATCACCCTGTGCGACCGCCTGGGTTTTTCCGAAGCGTGGATAGGAGAGCACTTCACCGCGCCGTGGGAGCCCAATCCCGCGCCCGACATCCTGATCGCCCAGGCCCTGCTGCGCACCAAGCGCATCAAGCTCGCGGCCGGCGCCCACCTGTTGCCCTATCACCATCCGGCCGAACTGGCCGGACGTGTGGCCTTCATGGATCACATTGCGCAAGGTCGCCTGATGTTCGGCGTCGGCGCCGGCGGTCTGCCGAGCGACTGGGCGCAGTTCGCCATCGACGGCATGGCGGGCGAGAACCGCGTCATGACGCGCGAAGCGCTGGACATCATCCTCAAGCTCTGGACCTGCGACGAGCCGTTCGAGTACCGCGGCAAGTACTGGAACGTGAACGGCATCGCGCCGATGTTCGACGGCCGCCTGCAGCGCCATCTCAAGCCTTTGCAAAAGCCCTACCCGCCCATCGGCATCGCCGGCCTGTCGCCGCGCTCCGACACCCTGGAGCTGGCCGGTGAGCTGGGCTTCATGCCTTTGAGCCTCAACCTCTCGCAGGAATACCTGCGTGACCATTGGGATTCCGTGGTGCGCGGCGCCGAGCGCGTCGGCCGCGTGGCAAACCGCCAGGATTGGCGCGTGGTACGCGAGGTCTACATCGCCGACACCGATGCCGAGGCACGCAAGCTGGCGCTGAACGGCATGATGGGCCGCGCCTATCGCGAATACCTGTTGCCGCTGTTCGGCCAGTTCCGCCTGCTGTCGGTGTTCAAGCACGATCAAAGCGTGCCCGACTCCGACGTCACGCCCGAATACCTGGTCGATCACAACTGGCTGGTGGGTTCGCCGTCGACGGTGGCGGGCAAGCTCGGCGACATGGTTGCCGAGTCCGGTGGCTTCGGCACGCTGCTCGTGATCAATTTCGACTTCAAGGATGAATACTCGGCGTGGTCCGCCTCGCAGGCGGCGCTCATCGAGGATGTCCTGCCGCAGTTCAAACGCAGCGCGGCCGCCTGA
- a CDS encoding VOC family protein: protein MENRKDAAPPGDLVAEFPARHLHLVEWKTPAPTGQPYREANHVGIYRQNSLVGNLDEAYANVLAHGGRPYGAPSDIILAPDGFKVRVFGFRDPDGSTLEMIGAEDPNGAVVYPGMMHHCNLNVRSLERSYRFYHDVMGLDPQAYLEPSALQPASNGSLGDALANEDGSAYLGGMNFAATLMGLRSDSRSPLDVLQWHTPKPYGEAYPLANHLGIIRVAFEVDDIDAARARLVASGQAGVGPVECWNMGDFGERRVVIFRDPDGIWLELIEALPYPAARPPFA from the coding sequence ATGGAGAACCGCAAGGACGCCGCGCCGCCCGGCGACCTGGTGGCGGAATTCCCGGCGCGGCATCTGCACCTGGTCGAATGGAAGACACCGGCGCCGACCGGCCAGCCCTATCGCGAGGCGAATCACGTCGGCATCTATCGCCAGAACTCGCTGGTCGGCAATCTCGACGAGGCCTACGCGAACGTGCTGGCCCACGGTGGCCGCCCCTATGGCGCGCCCAGCGACATCATCCTCGCGCCCGACGGTTTCAAGGTGCGGGTGTTCGGCTTCCGTGATCCCGATGGCTCGACGCTCGAAATGATCGGCGCCGAAGATCCGAACGGCGCCGTCGTCTATCCAGGCATGATGCATCACTGCAATCTCAACGTGCGCTCGCTGGAGCGCAGCTATCGTTTCTATCACGACGTGATGGGTCTCGATCCGCAGGCCTATCTCGAACCGAGCGCCCTGCAGCCGGCCAGCAATGGCTCGCTCGGCGATGCGCTGGCGAACGAAGACGGCTCTGCCTATCTCGGCGGCATGAATTTCGCGGCGACCTTGATGGGCCTGCGCTCCGATTCGCGCAGCCCGCTGGACGTGTTGCAGTGGCACACACCCAAACCCTATGGCGAAGCCTACCCGCTCGCCAATCACCTCGGCATCATTCGCGTGGCCTTCGAAGTGGACGACATCGATGCCGCCCGCGCACGCCTGGTGGCAAGCGGTCAGGCCGGCGTCGGGCCGGTGGAGTGCTGGAACATGGGTGATTTCGGCGAGCGTCGCGTCGTCATCTTCCGCGACCCGGACGGCATCTGGCTGGAGCTGATCGAAGCGCTACCGTACCCGGCGGCACGTCCGCCCTTCGCCTGA
- a CDS encoding amidohydrolase — MRATVMILLGLAACVAAHALEPAASVYRHGRIYTVDAANHWAESLAISDGRIVSIGSDAEVARYIGPHTEVVELGGRMVMPGIHDMHLHPVEGGFQELVECTFAFVTPLADIVGKIRECAAHKAKGEWIRGGQWAAETLETPNPPTLAMLDAAAPDNPVFLIDSTYHNAWVNSRALEALGIDANTADPKGGAIVRDATTRKPTGILFDNAAYFAMKRLPVRSDAQYQAAAQWAVAKLNSVGVVAMKDALADGYSVRAYAALDRAGKLNLRVATSRPWRATWTESDADEARNRAHWRDDETTHVRTGFAKIFVDGIPPTRTAVMLEPYLPDAKHHAGFKGEPQHTQADLDAALVELDKLGLTVKMHATGDGSARAALDAIAAARKANGASGLRHEIAHAELISAADIPRFRELDAVAELSPILWYPGPLVDMMAAVMGRQRAEQFWPIRSMLDAKVNMIYGSDWPSVVPTPNPWPGIEAMVTRKDPYANSPSSVTLGSAQAIGLADALRIFTRNGADAMRMGADSGSLEVGKFADFIVLDRNLFETAPQEIGATEVLKTVFEGRVVYAREP; from the coding sequence ATGCGCGCGACAGTCATGATCCTTCTCGGCCTTGCGGCATGCGTCGCGGCGCATGCGCTCGAACCGGCCGCCAGTGTCTATCGTCACGGTCGCATCTATACCGTCGACGCGGCCAATCACTGGGCCGAGTCGCTGGCCATCAGCGACGGTCGCATCGTCAGCATTGGCAGCGATGCGGAGGTGGCGCGCTACATCGGTCCGCACACGGAAGTCGTCGAACTCGGCGGCCGCATGGTCATGCCCGGCATCCACGACATGCATCTGCATCCGGTCGAAGGTGGCTTCCAGGAATTGGTGGAATGCACGTTTGCGTTCGTCACGCCGCTCGCCGACATCGTCGGCAAGATTCGTGAGTGCGCCGCGCACAAGGCCAAGGGTGAATGGATCCGCGGCGGTCAATGGGCGGCCGAAACCCTCGAAACACCCAATCCGCCGACGCTCGCCATGCTCGACGCGGCGGCGCCCGACAACCCGGTGTTCCTCATCGATTCGACCTATCACAACGCGTGGGTCAATTCGCGCGCGCTCGAAGCCTTGGGCATCGATGCCAACACCGCCGATCCGAAGGGCGGCGCCATCGTGCGCGATGCGACGACGCGCAAGCCCACCGGCATCCTGTTCGACAACGCCGCCTATTTCGCCATGAAGCGTTTGCCGGTGCGCAGCGACGCGCAATACCAGGCCGCCGCGCAATGGGCGGTGGCCAAGCTCAACAGCGTCGGCGTGGTGGCGATGAAGGATGCGCTCGCGGATGGCTATTCAGTGCGTGCCTACGCGGCCTTGGATCGCGCCGGCAAGCTCAACCTGCGCGTCGCCACCAGCCGTCCGTGGCGCGCCACCTGGACCGAGAGCGACGCGGACGAGGCGCGCAATCGCGCCCATTGGCGCGATGACGAGACCACTCACGTGCGCACCGGTTTCGCCAAGATTTTTGTCGATGGCATTCCGCCCACACGCACCGCGGTGATGCTCGAGCCCTACCTGCCCGACGCCAAGCATCATGCCGGCTTCAAGGGTGAACCGCAGCACACGCAGGCCGATCTCGATGCGGCGCTCGTCGAACTCGACAAGCTCGGTCTGACGGTCAAGATGCATGCCACCGGCGATGGCTCGGCGCGCGCCGCGCTCGACGCCATCGCCGCCGCGCGCAAGGCCAACGGCGCCTCCGGTCTGCGTCATGAAATTGCCCATGCCGAATTGATTTCCGCCGCCGACATTCCGCGTTTTCGCGAGCTCGATGCGGTGGCCGAACTGTCGCCGATCCTGTGGTATCCCGGCCCGCTGGTGGACATGATGGCGGCGGTGATGGGCCGTCAACGCGCCGAGCAGTTCTGGCCCATCAGGTCGATGCTCGATGCCAAGGTCAACATGATCTACGGCTCTGATTGGCCGTCGGTGGTGCCGACGCCCAATCCGTGGCCAGGCATCGAGGCGATGGTGACGCGCAAGGATCCTTACGCGAATTCGCCTTCCTCCGTCACGCTCGGCTCGGCACAGGCTATCGGGCTTGCCGATGCGCTGCGCATCTTCACGCGCAACGGCGCCGATGCGATGCGCATGGGCGCCGACAGCGGCAGCCTCGAGGTCGGCAAGTTCGCCGACTTCATCGTGCTCGACAGAAACCTGTTCGAGACCGCGCCGCAGGAGATCGGCGCTACCGAGGTGTTGAAAACGGTGTTCGAAGGGCGCGTGGTCTACGCGCGCGAACCCTGA
- the nei gene encoding endonuclease VIII produces the protein MPEGPEIRLEADKLAAVLDGEIIIAADCTLPALRRGVASLAGQRVSEVTTRGKAMLIRFDDQRTLYSHNQLYGRWYVMAPGALPRTTRSLRLALHSAKGSALLYSASTIELLAPPELAAHPFLSRLGPDVLSDTLDWRTLAERLDAPAFRRRGVAALYLDQTFLAGIGNYLRSEILFFARVPPSARPLDLDARQRARLARCSLDVTRRAYQARGVTNPHRRVAELKAAGVKRGGYRFAVFAREGQPCYECGTSIERMEAGARRLYWCRQCQGGAEGETGDEAARRPPRRCA, from the coding sequence ATGCCCGAAGGTCCCGAAATCCGACTCGAAGCCGACAAGCTCGCCGCGGTATTGGACGGTGAGATCATCATTGCCGCCGACTGCACGCTGCCGGCGCTACGGCGCGGCGTGGCAAGCTTGGCCGGTCAGCGCGTGAGCGAGGTCACGACACGCGGCAAGGCCATGCTCATCCGCTTCGACGACCAGCGCACCCTGTATTCCCACAATCAACTCTATGGCCGCTGGTACGTGATGGCGCCCGGCGCGCTGCCACGCACCACGCGCAGCCTGCGCCTGGCGTTGCACAGCGCCAAGGGCAGCGCGCTTTTGTACAGCGCCTCGACCATCGAACTGCTGGCGCCACCAGAGCTCGCGGCGCATCCCTTCCTGAGTCGCCTCGGGCCCGATGTCTTGTCCGACACACTCGACTGGCGCACGCTCGCCGAGCGTCTCGACGCGCCGGCCTTTCGTCGCCGCGGCGTCGCCGCGCTGTATCTCGATCAAACTTTCCTGGCCGGCATCGGCAACTACCTGCGCTCCGAGATCCTGTTCTTCGCGCGCGTGCCGCCGAGTGCGCGGCCGCTGGATCTCGACGCGCGTCAGCGTGCGCGTCTGGCGCGTTGTTCGCTGGATGTCACGCGTCGCGCCTACCAGGCGCGCGGCGTCACCAATCCCCATCGGCGCGTGGCCGAATTGAAAGCGGCGGGCGTCAAGCGTGGCGGATATCGTTTCGCGGTGTTCGCGCGCGAAGGGCAGCCGTGCTACGAGTGCGGTACGAGCATCGAGCGCATGGAAGCGGGTGCGCGACGCCTGTACTGGTGCAGGCAGTGCCAGGGTGGCGCGGAAGGCGAGACTGGCGACGAGGCGGCACGCCGACCGCCCCGTCGCTGCGCCTGA